The following coding sequences lie in one Polluticoccus soli genomic window:
- a CDS encoding dihydrofolate reductase, with amino-acid sequence MILSAIVATDEHNAIGKNNQLPWRLPEDLKFFKKTTMGKPVLMGRKTWDSLGGKPLPGRLNIVLSRQTDLSLPEGVELANDLQTAIKKLETETTEEAFVIGGGHVFTEALPLLDRMYITEVKTVVQDADAFFPHVDHSHWKLVWEEAHNKDEKHAFDYTFKQYEHINL; translated from the coding sequence ATGATCCTTTCAGCAATAGTAGCCACCGATGAACATAATGCCATTGGTAAGAACAACCAGTTGCCATGGCGCCTGCCCGAAGACCTGAAATTCTTCAAGAAAACAACCATGGGCAAGCCTGTGCTGATGGGCAGAAAGACCTGGGATTCGCTGGGTGGCAAACCTTTGCCGGGAAGGCTCAACATCGTTTTATCACGTCAAACAGACCTGAGCCTACCCGAAGGCGTAGAACTGGCAAACGACCTGCAGACTGCTATTAAAAAGCTGGAAACCGAGACAACGGAAGAAGCCTTTGTAATTGGCGGCGGACATGTGTTTACAGAAGCGCTGCCACTTCTCGACCGCATGTACATTACAGAAGTGAAAACTGTCGTACAGGACGCAGATGCCTTCTTCCCGCATGTGGACCATAGTCACTGGAAGCTGGTTTGGGAAGAAGCACACAACAAAGACGAGAAGCACGCTTTCGATTACACCTTCAAGCAGTACGAACACATCAACCTGTGA